The following coding sequences lie in one Arthrobacter sp. PGP41 genomic window:
- a CDS encoding NAD(P)-dependent alcohol dehydrogenase, whose amino-acid sequence MTTVKAYASPSSTEDLIPTTIERREVGPNDVLIEIKFAGICHSDIHTVRGDWGPQQYPLVPGHEIAGVVTQVGPAVTRHAVGDRVGVGCMVNSCKECANCLKGEEQYCLKGNVGTYGAVDRDGTITQGGYSTHVVVTEDFVVRIPEGIELDAAAPLLCAGITTYSPLRHWGAGPGKKVAVVGLGGLGHMAVKLAHAMGAEVTVLSQSLKKQEDGLKLGADHYYATSDENTFADLAGSFDLIINTVSASIDISSYLQLLTLDGALVNVGAPAEPLPVNAFALITGRRSFAGSMIGGIRETQEMLDFCAEHGLGAEIEVIPAEKINEAYERVLASDVRYRFVIDTATL is encoded by the coding sequence ATGACCACCGTCAAGGCTTACGCATCCCCGTCCTCGACTGAGGACCTCATACCCACCACCATCGAACGCCGCGAAGTCGGCCCCAACGACGTCCTGATCGAGATCAAGTTCGCTGGCATCTGCCATTCGGACATCCACACGGTCCGCGGCGACTGGGGCCCGCAGCAGTACCCGCTGGTTCCCGGCCATGAGATCGCGGGCGTCGTCACCCAGGTAGGGCCCGCCGTCACCCGGCACGCCGTGGGCGACCGCGTCGGCGTTGGCTGCATGGTCAACTCCTGCAAGGAGTGCGCCAACTGCCTGAAGGGCGAGGAGCAGTACTGCCTCAAGGGCAACGTCGGCACCTATGGGGCCGTGGACCGCGACGGCACCATTACCCAGGGCGGCTACTCCACCCACGTTGTGGTGACCGAAGACTTCGTGGTCCGGATTCCCGAGGGCATCGAACTCGACGCCGCCGCGCCGCTCCTCTGTGCCGGCATCACCACCTACTCGCCGCTGCGCCACTGGGGTGCGGGACCCGGCAAGAAGGTCGCCGTCGTCGGGCTCGGCGGGCTCGGCCATATGGCCGTCAAGCTTGCCCACGCGATGGGCGCCGAGGTGACCGTGCTGTCCCAGTCGCTCAAGAAGCAGGAGGACGGCCTGAAACTGGGCGCCGACCACTACTACGCCACCAGCGATGAAAACACCTTCGCCGACCTGGCCGGCAGCTTCGACCTGATCATCAACACCGTCAGCGCCTCAATCGACATCAGCTCCTACCTGCAGCTGCTGACCCTCGACGGTGCGCTGGTGAACGTCGGCGCCCCCGCCGAACCGCTCCCGGTCAACGCATTCGCGCTCATCACGGGCCGCCGCTCCTTCGCCGGTTCCATGATCGGCGGCATCCGCGAAACGCAGGAGATGCTGGACTTCTGCGCCGAGCACGGCCTCGGCGCGGAGATCGAGGTCATCCCCGCGGAGAAGATCAATGAGGCCTACGAGCGCGTCCTCGCCTCGGACGTCCGCTACCGCTTCGTGATCGACACCGCCACCCTCTAA
- a CDS encoding nitronate monooxygenase: MDSPATNKPLFNISSLPAPVVQAPMAGGPSTPELAAAVSTAGGLGFLAAGYKTASAVKAEIEATRRLTDSPFGVNVFVPQPSMISPQALDQYARSLAPEAERLGAALGDPRHDDDEWDAKLDVLLKEAPAVASFTFDLPDPAVVAALRQRGVYVISTVTSRPEALRAVDAGVDALCVQGPEAGGHRGTFDPARRPENESLHGLLEELADLRVPLIAAGGITTAADTQAALARGAVAVQAGTAFLRADEAGTKAPHRMALASGRFTATSVTRSFSGRNARGLHNEFMRRHDGDAPYGYPEIHHLTAPLRAAASAAGDPEYMSLWAGTGFKHTVDGPAAKILAALRP; this comes from the coding sequence TTGGATTCTCCCGCCACCAACAAGCCCCTATTCAATATCTCCTCCCTGCCGGCGCCCGTGGTCCAGGCGCCGATGGCCGGCGGTCCGTCAACGCCGGAACTGGCGGCTGCGGTAAGCACGGCAGGAGGACTGGGCTTCCTTGCAGCGGGCTACAAGACCGCCTCAGCCGTGAAGGCGGAGATCGAGGCCACCCGTCGGCTGACCGATAGCCCCTTCGGCGTCAACGTGTTCGTCCCGCAGCCCTCGATGATCAGCCCCCAGGCACTGGACCAGTACGCCCGTTCCCTGGCGCCGGAGGCGGAACGCCTGGGCGCCGCCCTGGGCGATCCGCGCCACGACGACGACGAATGGGACGCCAAGTTGGACGTCCTGCTGAAGGAGGCGCCCGCCGTCGCCTCCTTCACTTTCGATCTTCCGGACCCAGCCGTGGTGGCCGCCCTGCGTCAGCGGGGCGTCTACGTCATCAGCACAGTAACCTCGCGGCCTGAAGCACTCCGGGCAGTGGACGCAGGCGTTGACGCGCTCTGCGTCCAGGGACCCGAGGCCGGCGGACACCGCGGCACCTTCGACCCCGCGCGGCGGCCGGAAAATGAGTCCCTGCACGGACTGCTTGAGGAGTTGGCGGATCTCCGGGTCCCACTGATAGCAGCCGGCGGAATCACCACCGCTGCCGACACACAGGCCGCCCTCGCCCGCGGAGCTGTGGCGGTCCAGGCCGGAACAGCCTTCCTGCGTGCGGACGAGGCGGGAACGAAGGCACCGCACCGGATGGCCCTGGCCTCCGGCCGCTTCACCGCCACCTCGGTCACCCGGTCCTTCTCGGGACGGAACGCACGCGGGCTGCACAACGAATTCATGCGCCGGCATGACGGTGACGCCCCATACGGATACCCGGAGATCCACCACCTCACCGCTCCCCTGCGCGCGGCAGCATCGGCTGCCGGGGATCCGGAATACATGAGCCTGTGGGCCGGAACGGGTTTTAAGCACACGGTCGATGGCCCGGCGGCGAAAATCCTCGCAGCCCTGCGGCCCTGA
- a CDS encoding GAF and ANTAR domain-containing protein: MAKESTLTTSDQMQDLLLESPGFPEFLLGLATLSASMAGADGPVTCTITVERDGGLSTVASSSEEGRRLDETQYSFGEGPCLSAARHQRLVWVPDLLGDERWSGYAEAALQEGVRSVLAVPIPTGRSSRASLNCYAGTASAFDEETVVLLEQHAASMSRVLRIAMRLHGVEVHPEHLRAALKSRAIVDAAVSLIMLQHRGGRDGALELLRMAAKSSNRKIHEIAHDIVQGADLPTRHGDGG, from the coding sequence ATGGCCAAGGAAAGCACACTCACTACGTCGGACCAGATGCAGGACCTGCTGCTCGAAAGTCCAGGTTTCCCTGAATTCCTCCTGGGACTGGCCACCCTTTCCGCATCCATGGCGGGTGCCGACGGCCCGGTCACATGCACCATCACCGTTGAGCGCGACGGCGGATTGTCAACGGTCGCCAGCAGCAGCGAAGAGGGCCGGCGGCTGGATGAAACCCAGTATTCGTTCGGCGAGGGCCCCTGCCTCTCCGCGGCCCGGCACCAGCGCCTGGTGTGGGTTCCGGACCTCTTGGGCGACGAGCGCTGGAGTGGCTACGCAGAGGCGGCACTCCAGGAGGGCGTCCGCTCCGTCCTCGCTGTCCCCATCCCCACAGGAAGGTCATCCCGGGCGAGCTTGAACTGCTATGCAGGGACGGCCAGTGCATTCGATGAGGAAACAGTGGTCCTCCTGGAGCAGCATGCAGCGTCCATGTCCAGGGTCCTCCGGATAGCAATGCGCCTGCACGGGGTGGAGGTCCACCCCGAGCACCTCAGGGCGGCGCTCAAATCGAGGGCAATCGTCGATGCTGCCGTGTCCCTGATAATGCTTCAGCACAGGGGCGGGCGGGACGGTGCCCTGGAACTCCTCCGCATGGCTGCGAAGTCCAGCAACCGCAAGATTCACGAAATCGCCCACGACATCGTGCAGGGAGCAGATCTCCCAACGAGGCACGGCGACGGAGGGTAA
- a CDS encoding GAF and ANTAR domain-containing protein codes for MTTHANGAGGTPVTPNSAEIDITLQELVLDSQDIAGFLTDLAVVAADRLSMPGSKVHAGVTVIRHKRPKAVASSDAEARALDELQNGFGDGPCLTALRTKSPLLVQDLAGEHRWAPYVKVARAEGVGSILAVPLDLAGDADAVLNLYSGRSDGFSAEDISTVESFARQAAGSLRLVLRITQLSETKADLSTALESRTIIDMAVGAIMAENRCSRETAFKILTKASSTRNIKLREVAAAVIASIAGEKEIETYFDE; via the coding sequence ATGACAACCCACGCGAACGGGGCGGGCGGTACTCCCGTCACGCCGAATTCTGCGGAAATAGACATAACGCTGCAGGAACTGGTCCTGGACAGCCAGGACATCGCCGGCTTTCTCACCGACCTTGCCGTGGTTGCCGCTGACCGGCTGTCCATGCCAGGCAGCAAGGTCCACGCCGGAGTCACTGTAATCCGCCACAAAAGACCCAAAGCGGTGGCCAGCAGTGACGCCGAAGCGCGTGCCTTGGACGAACTGCAGAACGGTTTCGGTGACGGCCCCTGCCTTACGGCCCTGCGCACAAAAAGTCCGCTGCTGGTCCAAGACCTGGCGGGCGAGCACCGCTGGGCCCCGTACGTGAAAGTGGCCCGGGCAGAGGGAGTCGGCTCCATCCTGGCCGTACCGCTGGATTTGGCCGGTGATGCCGACGCCGTCCTGAATCTCTACTCAGGCCGCAGCGACGGCTTTTCAGCTGAAGACATCTCCACGGTGGAGTCCTTTGCCCGCCAGGCAGCGGGATCGCTGAGGCTGGTCCTTCGCATCACACAACTCAGCGAGACTAAAGCCGACCTCTCCACCGCCCTGGAGTCGCGCACCATCATCGACATGGCCGTGGGAGCCATCATGGCCGAGAACAGGTGCAGCCGGGAGACCGCTTTCAAAATCCTCACCAAGGCCTCCAGCACACGCAACATCAAGCTCCGGGAGGTGGCCGCGGCGGTAATCGCCTCCATCGCCGGCGAGAAGGAAATCGAGACCTACTTCGACGAGTGA
- a CDS encoding CPBP family glutamic-type intramembrane protease, translated as MRQQPQTQADAALAGTAQPAAASLSLLPAALVSASGFLLFAWQDRLSGFLLLAAALAVAGFISRRLLVDLALIGVGLTAMSLVPITTDISTEHMVVMGTAMVLAVGIPYTVSRFVTKDHAIRFPIRTGTPWTRAEKWYLPAVLVIGYALMPVYMIRTGVYNNWPAVSDPDGIVRLFLGTNVLGIWDELFFICTAFTLLRRHLPDWQANLLQAVLFTSFLWELGFHSWAPFFIFPFALLQARLFTVTKSLSYIVSVHLLFDFVLFLVLIHAHNREWISIFLY; from the coding sequence ATGAGGCAGCAACCACAAACGCAAGCCGACGCCGCCCTGGCGGGCACTGCGCAGCCGGCCGCGGCGTCACTTTCATTGCTCCCGGCGGCCCTTGTGTCGGCGTCGGGCTTCCTGCTCTTCGCGTGGCAGGACCGCCTTTCGGGTTTCCTGCTTTTGGCCGCCGCGCTGGCGGTGGCCGGCTTCATCAGCCGCCGCCTGCTGGTTGACCTTGCCCTGATCGGAGTTGGACTGACGGCCATGAGCCTGGTCCCCATCACCACGGATATCAGCACCGAGCACATGGTGGTGATGGGAACGGCCATGGTCCTGGCCGTCGGCATTCCCTACACTGTCTCGCGGTTCGTCACCAAGGACCACGCCATCCGGTTCCCGATCAGGACCGGAACGCCGTGGACGCGCGCCGAAAAATGGTACCTGCCTGCTGTCCTGGTGATCGGCTATGCCCTGATGCCCGTGTACATGATCCGCACCGGCGTCTACAACAACTGGCCGGCAGTGAGCGACCCTGACGGCATCGTCCGTCTCTTCCTGGGGACGAACGTGCTGGGCATCTGGGACGAGCTCTTCTTCATCTGCACCGCGTTCACCCTGCTGCGCCGGCACCTCCCGGACTGGCAGGCAAACCTGCTGCAGGCCGTTCTGTTCACGTCCTTCCTGTGGGAGCTGGGCTTCCACTCCTGGGCGCCCTTCTTCATCTTCCCGTTTGCCCTGCTGCAGGCCCGGCTGTTCACTGTCACCAAGTCGCTGTCCTACATTGTGAGCGTCCACCTGCTATTCGACTTTGTCCTGTTCCTGGTGCTGATCCACGCGCACAACCGCGAGTGGATCAGCATTTTCCTGTACTGA
- a CDS encoding GAF and ANTAR domain-containing protein, whose product MAQQLPLDELSTLVARIQGLLLTEEKATTAVRLLAQAAKESVAGTIGAGVSLMDARGRRTSSGYTDRIVSKADAIQYECGEGPCLTAWAAEEPMLVSDLAREQRWPEWRKAVRGLPITSVVSAPLIAGRESLGALKLYAAAPGVYDESSAALLQLFAAPAATLLAHIQASEAPHRMTEGLQASLYTRDLVNRACGALMERLGLTHEAALQQLMKFARNENTALQHVSERVLAGTLPPGA is encoded by the coding sequence ATGGCGCAGCAACTTCCCCTTGACGAGCTCAGCACTCTCGTTGCTCGGATTCAGGGGCTGCTGCTGACGGAGGAAAAGGCCACCACGGCTGTCCGGCTCCTGGCGCAGGCCGCCAAGGAGTCGGTTGCCGGCACCATTGGGGCCGGCGTCTCGCTCATGGACGCCCGCGGGCGCCGCACCAGCAGCGGGTACACCGACCGGATTGTGAGCAAGGCCGATGCCATCCAATACGAGTGCGGCGAAGGACCCTGCCTGACCGCGTGGGCGGCAGAGGAACCCATGCTGGTCAGTGACCTGGCGCGTGAGCAGCGGTGGCCTGAGTGGCGGAAGGCCGTCAGGGGCCTGCCCATAACGTCAGTGGTCAGCGCACCCCTGATTGCCGGCCGCGAATCCCTTGGCGCACTTAAGTTGTACGCCGCCGCTCCCGGCGTCTATGACGAATCCAGCGCGGCCCTGCTCCAGCTCTTCGCGGCCCCGGCGGCCACCTTGCTCGCCCACATCCAGGCCAGCGAAGCCCCGCACCGAATGACCGAGGGCCTGCAGGCATCCCTCTACACCCGGGACCTGGTGAACCGTGCCTGCGGAGCGCTGATGGAGCGGTTGGGCCTAACCCATGAAGCCGCCCTGCAGCAGCTGATGAAATTTGCCCGCAACGAGAACACAGCATTGCAGCACGTCAGCGAACGCGTCCTCGCCGGGACGCTGCCTCCCGGGGCCTAG